The following are encoded in a window of Cupriavidus oxalaticus genomic DNA:
- a CDS encoding homocysteine S-methyltransferase family protein, with protein sequence MSAPESRAAAPRPYTRAAELPRLLQERILILDGAMGTMIQRYKLTEADYRGERFAEHTVDVKGNNELLLLTRPQVISEIHEQYLAAGADLIETNTFGATRVAQEDYKMADLAYEMNVEAARLARAACDKYSTPDKPRFVAGAFGPTPKTASISPDVNDPGARNVTFEELRQSYYEQGKALLEGGADVFLVETIFDTLNAKAALFAIDQLFEDTGERVPVMISGTVTDASGRILSGQTVEAFWNSLRHARPVTFGLNCALGATLMRPYIAELAKVCDAAVSCYPNAGLPNPMSDTGFDETPEVTSALVDEFAASGLVNLVGGCCGTTPEHIAAIAQRVADKKPRTWPGQYRDAA encoded by the coding sequence ATGAGTGCCCCTGAATCCCGCGCGGCCGCACCGCGCCCCTACACCCGGGCAGCCGAGTTGCCCCGGCTGCTGCAAGAACGCATCCTGATCCTGGATGGCGCCATGGGCACCATGATCCAGCGCTACAAGCTGACCGAGGCCGACTACCGCGGCGAGCGCTTCGCCGAACACACGGTGGACGTGAAGGGCAACAACGAACTGCTGCTGCTGACGCGCCCGCAGGTCATCAGCGAAATCCATGAGCAATACCTGGCCGCCGGCGCCGACCTGATCGAGACCAATACCTTCGGCGCCACGCGCGTGGCGCAGGAAGACTACAAGATGGCCGATCTCGCGTACGAGATGAACGTCGAGGCCGCGCGCCTGGCGCGCGCCGCCTGCGACAAGTACAGCACGCCCGACAAGCCGCGCTTTGTCGCCGGCGCCTTCGGCCCGACGCCCAAGACCGCCAGCATCTCGCCCGACGTGAACGACCCCGGCGCGCGCAACGTCACCTTCGAGGAACTGCGCCAGTCGTACTACGAGCAGGGCAAGGCGCTGCTCGAAGGCGGCGCCGACGTGTTCCTGGTCGAAACCATCTTCGATACGCTCAATGCCAAGGCCGCGCTGTTCGCCATCGACCAGCTGTTCGAGGACACCGGCGAACGTGTGCCGGTGATGATCTCGGGCACCGTGACCGATGCCTCGGGCCGGATCCTGTCGGGCCAGACCGTGGAAGCGTTCTGGAACAGCCTGCGCCACGCCAGGCCGGTCACCTTCGGGCTGAACTGCGCGTTGGGCGCCACGCTGATGCGCCCCTATATCGCCGAGCTGGCCAAGGTGTGCGATGCCGCGGTGTCGTGCTATCCGAACGCGGGTTTGCCGAACCCGATGAGCGACACGGGCTTCGACGAAACGCCGGAAGTCACCTCCGCGCTGGTCGACGAGTTCGCCGCTTCCGGGCTGGTGAACCTGGTGGGCGGCTGCTGCGGCACCACCCCCGAGCATATCGCCGCCATCGCCCAGCGCGTGGCCGACAAGAAACCCCGCACCTGGCCCGGCCAGTACCGCGACGCCGCCTGA
- a CDS encoding response regulator, with protein MSEQASNTSYRALSILLIEDSAVLRGMLLEYLKDFPFIENVDCADTEAMALRLLDAGKYDVAIVDLQLRQGNGINVLRAMQRKGTDTVRIVYTNHAQVQMYRSQCAAAGADYFFDKSLELEQVFRVIEEHAATAS; from the coding sequence ATGTCGGAGCAGGCTTCGAACACTTCCTACCGGGCGCTGAGCATACTGCTGATCGAAGACTCGGCGGTCCTGCGGGGCATGCTGCTCGAATACCTGAAGGATTTCCCGTTTATCGAGAACGTGGACTGCGCCGACACGGAAGCCATGGCGCTGCGCCTGCTCGACGCCGGCAAGTACGACGTCGCCATCGTCGACCTGCAGCTGCGCCAGGGCAACGGCATCAATGTGCTGCGCGCCATGCAGCGCAAAGGCACGGACACCGTGCGCATCGTCTACACCAACCACGCCCAGGTGCAGATGTACCGAAGCCAGTGCGCCGCCGCGGGCGCCGATTATTTCTTCGACAAGTCGCTCGAGCTGGAGCAGGTGTTCCGCGTGATCGAGGAGCACGCGGCGACGGCGTCCTGA
- a CDS encoding alpha/beta fold hydrolase, giving the protein MTVATPPAETHRVHADGAELYVRIDGTDGPWVILAHALAASHALWDQTATHLASRYRVVRPDLRGHGGSDAPLGPYTMARLADDVIAVMDALEIPQAHFCGISVGGMIGQTLGLRHPERLLSLALVATNSQTPMEAHPMWHNRIGQAEAHGMAGMADATLERWLTPAFRAAHPDVVARIHAMLVATPVRGYVGVAEAIMAFDLAGALSRIHCPTLVVAGENDQGATVAMAQSIAAAIRGARLEVMPQAAHLVHVEQPERFHAALDAFLGNAACGGQCDVP; this is encoded by the coding sequence ATGACTGTTGCCACGCCACCCGCCGAAACGCACCGCGTCCATGCCGACGGCGCCGAGCTTTACGTGCGCATCGACGGCACCGACGGACCGTGGGTAATCCTGGCCCATGCACTGGCCGCCAGCCATGCGCTGTGGGACCAGACCGCCACCCACCTGGCGTCGCGCTACCGCGTGGTGCGCCCCGACCTGCGCGGGCATGGCGGCAGCGACGCGCCGCTGGGACCCTACACCATGGCGCGGCTGGCCGACGACGTGATCGCGGTGATGGATGCGCTGGAAATCCCCCAGGCCCATTTCTGCGGCATTTCGGTCGGCGGCATGATCGGGCAGACCCTGGGGCTGCGCCATCCGGAGCGGCTGCTGTCGCTGGCGCTGGTCGCCACCAACAGCCAGACCCCGATGGAGGCGCACCCGATGTGGCACAACCGCATCGGCCAGGCCGAGGCGCATGGCATGGCCGGCATGGCCGACGCCACGCTGGAGCGCTGGCTGACGCCAGCCTTCCGCGCCGCCCATCCCGATGTGGTCGCGCGCATCCACGCCATGCTGGTGGCCACACCGGTGCGCGGCTACGTGGGCGTGGCCGAGGCGATCATGGCTTTCGATCTCGCCGGCGCGCTTTCCCGCATCCATTGTCCTACGCTGGTAGTAGCAGGAGAAAACGATCAGGGCGCGACCGTGGCGATGGCGCAGAGCATCGCGGCCGCCATCCGAGGCGCCCGGCTGGAAGTGATGCCGCAGGCGGCGCACCTGGTGCATGTGGAGCAGCCCGAACGCTTCCACGCGGCGCTGGACGCGTTCCTCGGCAATGCGGCGTGCGGCGGCCAGTGCGACGTTCCGTGA
- a CDS encoding IclR family transcriptional regulator, translated as MAENEEDDAKLRSGIQSIEVGFKLLQALAASPRAMMLRDLAAAAGMNPAKAHRYLVSFMRLGAVAQDPVSGRYDLGPFALQLGLAGLNRLDPVKKARPLLSQLRDEMDLTAGIAVWGNHGPTIVHWEESSHPVTVSLRLGDVMPMLNSATGRLYGAYLPRKQTLPLIERELGARGNGAVPDMPASLAEYDAICVEVREHGAARTRGGVLPGINAFSMPVFDANGHLAMGLIVLGAQSLFDAEWGGTMDRRIRDIAQQLSSELGYLGAAPPAGETGQP; from the coding sequence ATTGCTGAAAACGAAGAAGACGACGCCAAGCTGCGCTCCGGCATCCAGTCCATCGAAGTGGGCTTCAAGCTGCTCCAGGCCCTCGCGGCGTCGCCGCGCGCGATGATGCTGCGCGACCTCGCCGCCGCCGCCGGCATGAACCCGGCCAAGGCGCACCGCTACCTGGTCAGCTTCATGCGGCTGGGCGCGGTGGCGCAGGACCCGGTCAGCGGCCGCTACGACCTGGGCCCGTTCGCGCTGCAGCTGGGCCTGGCCGGGCTCAACCGGCTCGATCCGGTGAAGAAGGCGCGGCCGCTCCTGTCGCAGCTGCGCGACGAGATGGACCTGACCGCCGGCATCGCCGTGTGGGGCAACCATGGCCCCACCATCGTGCACTGGGAGGAATCCAGCCACCCCGTCACCGTGAGCCTGCGCCTGGGCGACGTGATGCCGATGCTCAACTCCGCCACTGGCCGGCTCTACGGCGCCTACCTGCCGCGCAAGCAGACCCTGCCGCTGATCGAGCGCGAGCTGGGCGCGCGCGGCAACGGTGCCGTGCCTGACATGCCGGCGTCGCTGGCCGAATACGACGCGATCTGCGTCGAAGTCCGCGAGCATGGCGCCGCGCGCACGCGCGGCGGCGTTCTGCCCGGCATCAATGCGTTCTCGATGCCGGTGTTCGATGCCAACGGCCACCTCGCCATGGGGTTAATCGTACTGGGCGCGCAGAGCCTGTTCGATGCAGAATGGGGCGGTACGATGGATCGTCGCATACGCGATATCGCCCAACAGCTCTCATCGGAACTCGGCTACCTTGGTGCCGCCCCCCCGGCCGGAGAAACCGGCCAGCCCTAG
- a CDS encoding BTH_I0359 family protein: MQMIYNSDNYCIVEFGADVEQAPLEFGGYEIVDKNLKREIFLGGQLAESFRADVKRLIESEPSVEEVDDFLGKFDNVMTHPLVMH, translated from the coding sequence ATGCAAATGATCTACAACAGCGACAATTACTGCATCGTCGAGTTCGGTGCGGATGTCGAGCAAGCGCCGCTCGAGTTCGGCGGCTATGAAATCGTCGACAAGAACCTGAAGCGCGAGATTTTCCTCGGCGGGCAGCTGGCTGAAAGCTTCCGCGCGGACGTCAAGCGCCTGATCGAAAGCGAGCCGTCAGTGGAAGAAGTCGATGACTTCCTCGGCAAGTTCGACAACGTGATGACGCATCCGCTGGTGATGCACTGA
- the metH gene encoding methionine synthase encodes MSENKLPPRPMRLSGLEPFTIDDDTLFVNVGERTNVTGSKAFARMILNGQFDEALAVARQQVENGAQIIDINMDEAMLDSKAAMVRFLNLIASEPDIARVPIMLDSSKWDVIEAGLQCVQGKPVVNSISLKEGEEQFRHHAGLIRRYGAASVVMAFDEKGQADTFERKTEICKRSYDILVNEVGFPPEDIIFDPNIFAVATGIEEHNNYAVDFIEATRWIKQNLPYAKVSGGVSNVSFSFRGNDVVREAIHTVFLYHAIGAGMDMGIVNAGQLGVYDQLDPELRERVEDVVLNRREDSTDRLLEIADRFKGGGAKKEENLAWRGTPEQPVPVGERLAHALVHGITTFIVEDTEEVRQQVAARGGRPIEVIEGPLMDGMNIVGDLFGAGKMFLPQVVKSARVMKQAVAHLLPFIEEEKRLLAEAGGDVRARGKIVIATVKGDVHDIGKNIVSVVLQCNNFEVVNMGVMVPCNEILAKAKVEGADIVGLSGLITPSLEEMAYVASEMQRDDYFRVKKIPLLIGGATTSRVHTAVKIAPNYEGPVVYVPDASRSVSVASSLLSDEGAARYLDDLKTDYDRIRTQHANKKATPMVTLAQARANKTPIDWSGYVPPKPKFIGRRVFRNYDLAELANYIDWGPFFQTWDLAGKFPDILNDEIVGESARKVFSDGKAMLSRLIQGRWLTANGVIALLPANTVNDDDIEIYTDETRSKVALTWHNVRQQSERPVVDGVRRPNRCLADFVAPKDSGIADYVGMFAVTAGLGVDKKEAQFEADHDDYSAIMLKALADRFAEAFAECLHERVRKDLWGYDAAEQLSNEQLIAESYRGIRPAPGYPACPEHTVKGPMFQFLDAAEIGMGITESLAMTPAASVSGFYLAHPESTYFTIGKIGQDQLDDMVARRHEERATLERALAPNL; translated from the coding sequence ATGAGCGAGAACAAACTGCCCCCGCGCCCGATGCGCCTGTCCGGCCTCGAGCCCTTTACCATCGACGACGACACGCTGTTCGTCAACGTCGGCGAGCGCACCAACGTGACCGGCTCCAAGGCCTTCGCGCGGATGATCCTGAACGGCCAGTTCGACGAGGCGCTGGCGGTGGCCCGCCAGCAGGTCGAGAACGGCGCGCAGATCATCGACATCAATATGGACGAGGCCATGCTGGACTCGAAGGCCGCGATGGTTCGCTTCCTGAACCTGATCGCCTCCGAGCCGGACATCGCGCGCGTGCCGATCATGCTCGACTCGTCCAAGTGGGACGTGATCGAGGCCGGCCTGCAGTGCGTGCAGGGCAAGCCGGTGGTGAACTCGATCTCGCTGAAGGAAGGCGAGGAGCAGTTCCGCCATCACGCCGGGCTGATCCGCCGCTACGGCGCGGCCAGCGTGGTGATGGCCTTCGACGAGAAGGGCCAGGCCGATACCTTCGAACGCAAGACCGAGATCTGCAAGCGCAGCTACGACATCCTGGTCAACGAGGTCGGCTTCCCGCCCGAGGACATCATCTTCGACCCGAATATCTTCGCGGTCGCGACCGGCATCGAGGAGCACAACAACTACGCCGTGGACTTCATCGAAGCCACGCGCTGGATCAAGCAGAACCTGCCGTACGCCAAGGTGAGCGGCGGCGTGTCCAACGTGTCGTTCTCGTTCCGCGGCAACGACGTGGTGCGCGAGGCGATCCACACCGTGTTCCTGTACCACGCCATCGGCGCGGGCATGGACATGGGCATCGTCAACGCCGGCCAGCTCGGCGTGTATGACCAGCTCGATCCCGAGCTGCGCGAGCGCGTGGAAGACGTGGTGCTCAATCGCCGCGAGGATTCCACCGACCGCCTGCTGGAAATCGCCGACCGCTTCAAGGGCGGCGGCGCCAAGAAGGAAGAGAACCTGGCCTGGCGCGGCACGCCCGAGCAGCCGGTGCCCGTGGGCGAGCGCCTGGCGCACGCGCTGGTGCATGGCATCACCACCTTCATCGTCGAAGACACCGAGGAAGTCCGGCAGCAGGTCGCCGCGCGCGGCGGCCGTCCGATCGAGGTGATCGAGGGCCCGCTGATGGACGGCATGAACATCGTCGGCGACCTGTTCGGCGCCGGCAAGATGTTCCTGCCGCAGGTGGTCAAGAGCGCGCGCGTGATGAAGCAGGCGGTGGCGCACCTGCTGCCCTTCATCGAGGAAGAAAAGCGCCTGCTGGCCGAGGCCGGCGGCGATGTGCGCGCGCGCGGCAAGATCGTGATCGCCACCGTGAAGGGCGACGTGCACGACATCGGCAAGAACATCGTGTCGGTGGTGCTCCAGTGCAATAATTTCGAGGTCGTCAACATGGGCGTGATGGTCCCGTGCAACGAGATCCTGGCCAAGGCCAAGGTCGAAGGCGCGGACATCGTCGGCCTGTCCGGGCTGATCACGCCGTCGCTGGAAGAAATGGCCTACGTCGCGTCCGAGATGCAGCGCGACGACTATTTCCGCGTGAAGAAGATCCCGCTGCTGATCGGCGGCGCCACCACCTCGCGCGTGCATACCGCGGTCAAGATCGCGCCCAACTACGAAGGGCCGGTGGTGTACGTGCCGGACGCCTCGCGCTCGGTGAGCGTGGCGTCGAGCCTGCTGTCGGATGAAGGCGCGGCCAGGTACCTGGACGATCTGAAGACCGACTACGACCGCATCCGCACCCAGCACGCCAACAAGAAGGCCACGCCGATGGTGACGCTGGCGCAGGCGCGCGCCAACAAGACGCCGATCGACTGGAGCGGCTACGTGCCGCCGAAGCCGAAGTTCATCGGCCGCCGCGTGTTCCGCAACTACGACCTGGCCGAGCTGGCCAACTACATCGACTGGGGTCCGTTCTTCCAGACCTGGGACCTCGCCGGCAAATTCCCCGACATCCTCAACGACGAGATCGTCGGCGAGTCGGCGCGCAAGGTGTTCTCGGATGGCAAGGCGATGCTGTCGCGCCTGATCCAGGGCCGCTGGCTGACCGCCAACGGCGTGATCGCGCTGCTGCCGGCCAACACCGTCAACGACGACGATATCGAGATCTACACCGACGAGACCCGCAGCAAGGTCGCGCTGACCTGGCACAACGTGCGCCAGCAGAGCGAGCGCCCGGTGGTGGACGGCGTGCGCCGGCCTAACCGCTGCCTCGCGGACTTTGTCGCGCCCAAGGACAGCGGCATTGCCGACTACGTGGGCATGTTTGCCGTCACCGCGGGCCTCGGCGTCGACAAGAAGGAAGCCCAGTTCGAGGCCGACCACGACGACTACAGCGCGATCATGCTGAAGGCACTGGCCGACCGCTTCGCCGAAGCCTTTGCCGAATGCCTGCACGAGCGCGTGCGCAAGGACCTGTGGGGCTACGACGCGGCCGAGCAGCTCTCCAACGAGCAGCTGATCGCCGAGTCGTACCGCGGCATCCGCCCGGCGCCCGGCTACCCCGCCTGCCCCGAGCACACCGTCAAGGGCCCGATGTTCCAGTTCCTCGACGCGGCGGAGATCGGCATGGGCATCACCGAGTCGCTGGCGATGACGCCGGCCGCTTCGGTCAGCGGCTTCTACCTCGCGCACCCGGAGTCGACCTACTTCACCATCGGCAAGATCGGCCAGGACCAGTTGGACGACATGGTGGCGCGCCGGCACGAAGAACGCGCCACGCTGGAGCGCGCGCTCGCGCCCAACCTGTAA
- a CDS encoding DUF3108 domain-containing protein — translation MVALVVLVHVLAVVGFLRMPGPLIPLDVSNTPTLEAVLLPPPKPPAPPRPRPAPQPRPKPAAPVPAPQPEPEPPAPPLAASPQGPAEMATGPGGTGAAPAPAAPAPAPSGGPQGGVDGVVYSAPPPATFHYASFVNGVQNPDGQIRWEHDGRRYRLAVETRVLWFRFAFQSSGALSEQGLLPERYEERRRNKAESSRFDTAAGTATLRNGAQSPFPPGAQDRFSVFLQLVGLVRGNPQRYVTPGVTETFQVADTRDVEPMQVQYVGEEDVDTGNGVVRAKHFVRMPRRANDRRRVELWLAQSLGWMPVRLRQTEPDGTQIELVYRGNGAQ, via the coding sequence GTGGTTGCGCTGGTGGTGCTGGTGCACGTGCTGGCGGTGGTGGGATTCCTGCGCATGCCCGGGCCGCTGATCCCGCTGGACGTCAGCAACACCCCCACGCTGGAGGCGGTCCTGCTGCCGCCGCCCAAGCCACCGGCCCCGCCCAGGCCGCGTCCCGCGCCGCAGCCGCGTCCGAAGCCCGCGGCGCCGGTCCCGGCACCCCAGCCCGAGCCTGAACCGCCGGCCCCGCCTTTGGCGGCCAGCCCGCAAGGCCCGGCCGAGATGGCGACGGGTCCGGGCGGCACCGGAGCGGCGCCGGCACCTGCCGCGCCCGCGCCGGCGCCTTCCGGCGGTCCGCAGGGCGGCGTCGACGGCGTCGTCTACAGCGCGCCGCCGCCCGCCACGTTCCATTACGCAAGCTTTGTCAACGGCGTGCAGAACCCCGATGGCCAGATCCGCTGGGAGCACGACGGCCGCCGCTACCGGCTCGCGGTGGAAACGCGCGTGCTCTGGTTCCGCTTCGCGTTCCAGAGCAGCGGGGCGCTGTCCGAACAGGGACTGTTGCCGGAACGCTACGAAGAGCGCCGGCGCAACAAGGCCGAGTCATCGCGCTTTGACACCGCCGCCGGCACCGCCACGCTGCGCAACGGCGCGCAGTCGCCGTTCCCGCCCGGGGCCCAGGATCGCTTCAGCGTGTTCCTGCAACTGGTTGGCCTGGTGCGTGGCAATCCGCAACGCTATGTCACGCCCGGTGTGACGGAAACGTTCCAAGTGGCGGATACGCGCGATGTGGAACCGATGCAAGTGCAGTATGTTGGAGAGGAGGACGTCGACACGGGCAATGGTGTGGTGCGTGCAAAGCACTTCGTGCGGATGCCGCGCCGCGCCAATGACCGTCGCCGGGTCGAGCTGTGGCTCGCGCAATCGCTGGGCTGGATGCCGGTGCGGCTGCGGCAGACCGAGCCCGACGGCACCCAGATCGAGCTGGTGTACCGCGGCAACGGCGCGCAATAG
- a CDS encoding rhodanese-like domain-containing protein — translation MQHLSPSDAQALLADSPDTLFIDCRSEMEYLFVGHPKGAHNVPWNDGPDWEVNPHFVQMVKKLAGHVSARPVLLICRSGNRSTAAARALEGAGFANVYNVLHGFEGDLDGQRHRNTLNGWRHDGLPWEQY, via the coding sequence ATGCAACACCTGTCCCCCTCCGACGCCCAGGCCCTGCTGGCCGATTCGCCCGACACGCTGTTCATCGACTGCCGCAGCGAGATGGAATACCTGTTCGTGGGCCATCCCAAGGGCGCGCACAACGTCCCCTGGAACGACGGGCCGGACTGGGAGGTCAACCCGCATTTCGTACAGATGGTAAAGAAGCTGGCCGGCCATGTCTCGGCGCGGCCGGTGCTGCTGATCTGCCGCAGCGGCAACCGCTCGACGGCGGCGGCACGGGCGCTGGAGGGCGCGGGCTTTGCCAACGTCTATAACGTGCTGCACGGGTTCGAAGGCGACCTGGACGGGCAGCGTCACCGCAATACACTCAACGGCTGGCGCCACGACGGGCTGCCGTGGGAGCAGTACTGA
- a CDS encoding response regulator — MIRVLIADDHEIVRAGLRQFISDEPDIQVTGEAGSGDEVMAQLRDAEFDVLVLDISMPDRNGIDVLKLIRQRKPDLPVLILSTYPEDQYAINLIRAGASGYLTKESAPDDLVKAIRTVAQGRRYVSATVADLLIGGLDKPTEQPVHQMLSEREFQIFCKLSRGQSVSVIADELFLSVKTVSTYRSRILEKMGMKTNADLTYYAIKNGLVE; from the coding sequence ATGATCCGCGTCCTGATCGCCGACGATCACGAGATTGTGCGTGCCGGGCTGCGACAGTTCATTTCCGACGAGCCCGACATCCAGGTGACTGGCGAAGCCGGCAGCGGCGACGAAGTCATGGCGCAGCTGCGCGACGCCGAATTCGATGTGCTGGTCCTGGATATCTCGATGCCGGACCGCAACGGCATCGATGTGCTCAAGCTGATCCGGCAACGCAAGCCCGACCTGCCGGTGCTGATCCTGTCCACCTACCCGGAAGACCAGTACGCCATCAACCTGATCCGTGCCGGCGCTTCAGGCTACCTGACCAAGGAAAGCGCCCCCGACGATCTCGTCAAGGCCATCCGCACGGTGGCACAGGGGCGGCGCTATGTCAGCGCCACGGTGGCCGACCTGCTGATCGGCGGGCTCGACAAGCCGACCGAGCAGCCGGTGCACCAGATGCTGTCCGAGCGCGAGTTCCAGATCTTCTGCAAGCTCTCGCGCGGGCAGTCGGTGTCGGTGATCGCCGACGAATTGTTTCTCAGCGTCAAGACCGTCAGTACCTATCGTTCCCGCATCCTGGAGAAAATGGGCATGAAGACCAACGCTGACCTGACTTACTACGCCATCAAGAACGGCCTGGTCGAGTAG